The DNA sequence ACGAAACATGCTGGGCAGCAGGGCTATGGAGGCCTTCATGGCAGCTGACCCGAAGAATGCGCCGGCCAAGACGGCCACGGATCCCGTTTGCGGGATGACGGTCCGGAGGGATACCCAGCATCGCCGCGAGCAGGCGGGGGAGACCGTCTTGTTCTGCAGCAGCCGATGTGCCGAGAAGTTCGATGCTGACCCGGCACGCTACTCCACCACTAGGTCGGTCGAACATGGGCACCGCGAAAAGGCGCAGGACTCGCACTCGCGACATGGTGTCTACACTTGCCCGATGCACCCAGAGGTGGCCCAGGACAAGCCCGGGGACTGCCCGAAGTGCGGAATGAGCCTTGAGCTAGCAGGCGCACTTCCCAGCCCCCACGGAGGCGAGTGGACCTGCCCCATGCACCCGGAAGTCGTTCGGGACGCACCAGGGGACTGCCCCATCTGCGGCATGGCGCTCGAACCAAAGGCGCCTGTGGCCGGTGAGGAAGACAACGCCGAGCTGCGCGATATGACGCGTCGCTTCTGGTTCGCGGCCGTTCTTTCAGTTCCGCTGCTAGCTATCGTGATGCTCGACATGTTGCCAGGGCGCCCGATTTCCGCCGCGCTGCCTGGACGCATTCGTTCGTTCATCGAGCTCGGTCTCGCCGCGCCGGTGTGCTTGTGGTCCGCGTGGCCGTTCTACGTGCGCGCCGTCCGCTCAATTCGGAACCGAAGCCTGAACATGTTCACCCTCATCGGTCTCGGCGTGAGCGTCGCGTTCATCTACAGCGTTGTCGCTGCCCTTCTGCCGGACGTATTCCCAGAGTCGTTTCGAGGGCACGGCGGCGAGGTTGCGGTCTACTTCGAAGCCGCCGCGGTGATCGTGACGTTGATCCTCCTCGGCCAAGTGCTCGAGCTGAGGGCGCGCAGCCAAACGAGTGCCGCCATCAAGAAGCTGCTTGGGATGGCAGCAAAGAGTGCCCGACGCATCAAAGACGATGGATCGGAGGAGGACGTGCCTCTCGACGATGTCTCTCCCGGTGATCGCTTGCGCGTGAGGCCTGGGGAGAAGATTCCGGTGGATGGAGTGGTTCTCGAAGGCACGTCGAACGTAGACGAGTCGATGGTCACTGGCGAGCCGATTCCCGTGCAGAAGGCAGTGGGCGACGCCGTTGTCGGCGCAACGATGAATGGCACCGGTGGTCTCGTCATGCGTGCTGAAAAGGTCGGCGCCGAGACGCTTCTTGCCCGAATCGTAAGCATGGTCGCAGAGGCCCAGCGAAGCCGTGCGCCAATTCAGAAGCTAGCCGACGTGGTTTCCGGGTATTTCGTTCCCGCCGTAATCCTGATCGCCGTCGTCACGTTCATCGTCTGGGCCGCGGTGGGTCCTGAGCCTGCGATGGCTTACGCGCTGATCAACGCCGTCGCTGTTCTGATCATCGCATGCCCTTGTGCGCTGGGATTGGCGACACCCATGTCGATCATGGTCGCAACCGGCAAGGGTGCGAGCTACGGCCTCTTGTTCAAGAACGCCGAAGCCATCGAGGTGATGCGTAAGGTGGACACCCTCGTGGTCGACAAGACAGGAACGCTCACGGAGGGCCGGCCTCGGCTGGTCACCGTATCGGCTGAACCAGGATGCGACGAAGGCACATTGCTGAGGCTTGCGGCAACGCTGGAACGCGGCAGCGAGCACCCGCTAGCCGCCGCTATCGTCGCGGGTGCTCAGGAACGCGGCGTGGCCGTCACGAAAGCGGACGAATTCGCGTCCGTGACGGGCAAGGGCGTTCAGGGCCTCGTGGAGGGACGCCGGGTCTCGCTCGGCAACCTCGCGATGATGCAAGACGTAGGGGCCGAGATCGACGCCATGGGCAAGGCTGCCGAGGACCTTCGCGCCGAAGGGCAAACCGTGATGTTTGTAGCAATCGACGGTCGGATTGCCGGCCTTCTAGGTGTTGCGGATCCGATCAAAGAGAGCACTCCAGAGGCGATCGCCGCACTGCACGCCGAAGGTATTCGCGTTGTCATGCTTACGGGCGACAGCCAAACGACGGCCAACGCGGTTGCGGGCAAGCTCTCGATCGACGAAGTCGTAGCGGAGGTTTTGCCAGACGAGAAGGCCGCCGCAGTAAGGCGGTTCCAGAGCGAAGGCCACATCGTCGCAATGGCCGGTGACGGCATCAACGACGCGCCTGCCCTCGCTCAAGCCCAGGTGGGAATCGCGATGGGAACCGGCACCGATGTAGCGATGGAAAGCGCGAGTGTGACTTTGGTCAAAGGCGATCTTCGCGGCATCGTGCGTGCGCGAAAGCTGTCTCGCAATGCGATGGCGAACATCAAACAGAACCTGTTCTTCGCCTTCATCTACAACGCGCTGGGCGTCCCGGTGGCCGCGGGGATCCTGTATCCGGCATTTGGGGTCTTGCTCAGCCCGATGCTTGCGGCAGCCGCGATGAGCTTCAGCTCGGTGTCGGTCATCACCAACGCGCTTCGCCTTCGGCGGGCAGAGCTTTGACAGGAGATAAAGTGAGATGAACACGTTCAGCGGAATCTTTTTAGTCGCGCTCATATCGTCGCTCACGGGCTGCGCCTCGACGAGCACTGCTCAGAGCGAACCCCGCACCACGGCTGACGCCCCGTCTCACGAACACGA is a window from the Myxococcales bacterium genome containing:
- a CDS encoding heavy metal translocating P-type ATPase, yielding MLGSRAMEAFMAADPKNAPAKTATDPVCGMTVRRDTQHRREQAGETVLFCSSRCAEKFDADPARYSTTRSVEHGHREKAQDSHSRHGVYTCPMHPEVAQDKPGDCPKCGMSLELAGALPSPHGGEWTCPMHPEVVRDAPGDCPICGMALEPKAPVAGEEDNAELRDMTRRFWFAAVLSVPLLAIVMLDMLPGRPISAALPGRIRSFIELGLAAPVCLWSAWPFYVRAVRSIRNRSLNMFTLIGLGVSVAFIYSVVAALLPDVFPESFRGHGGEVAVYFEAAAVIVTLILLGQVLELRARSQTSAAIKKLLGMAAKSARRIKDDGSEEDVPLDDVSPGDRLRVRPGEKIPVDGVVLEGTSNVDESMVTGEPIPVQKAVGDAVVGATMNGTGGLVMRAEKVGAETLLARIVSMVAEAQRSRAPIQKLADVVSGYFVPAVILIAVVTFIVWAAVGPEPAMAYALINAVAVLIIACPCALGLATPMSIMVATGKGASYGLLFKNAEAIEVMRKVDTLVVDKTGTLTEGRPRLVTVSAEPGCDEGTLLRLAATLERGSEHPLAAAIVAGAQERGVAVTKADEFASVTGKGVQGLVEGRRVSLGNLAMMQDVGAEIDAMGKAAEDLRAEGQTVMFVAIDGRIAGLLGVADPIKESTPEAIAALHAEGIRVVMLTGDSQTTANAVAGKLSIDEVVAEVLPDEKAAAVRRFQSEGHIVAMAGDGINDAPALAQAQVGIAMGTGTDVAMESASVTLVKGDLRGIVRARKLSRNAMANIKQNLFFAFIYNALGVPVAAGILYPAFGVLLSPMLAAAAMSFSSVSVITNALRLRRAEL